One part of the Vogesella sp. LIG4 genome encodes these proteins:
- the kynB gene encoding arylformamidase, with translation MLYDISPALTAGMPVWPGDTPFQSSPNWVLDAACPVNVARLTLSPHSGAHADAPLHYQADGAAIGAVPLAPYLGHCRVVHCLSPGAVLQLATLQAALQGSGPLPPRLLIRTYPQFPHAAWDQAFPGIAAELIDWLGSQGVQLIGVDTASLDPADSKTMAAHRAVARHGMAILENLVLDAVPPGDYELIALPLKLMDTDASPVRAVLRALAR, from the coding sequence ATGCTCTACGACATCAGCCCCGCCCTGACCGCCGGCATGCCGGTGTGGCCGGGTGATACCCCGTTCCAGTCCAGCCCCAACTGGGTGCTGGATGCCGCCTGTCCGGTCAATGTGGCGCGGCTGACCCTTTCGCCGCACAGCGGCGCTCATGCCGATGCGCCGCTGCACTACCAGGCCGATGGCGCGGCCATCGGCGCGGTGCCGCTGGCGCCTTACCTAGGCCACTGCCGCGTGGTGCACTGCCTTTCGCCCGGCGCCGTGCTGCAGCTGGCCACCTTGCAGGCGGCACTGCAGGGCAGCGGCCCGCTGCCGCCGCGCTTGCTGATCCGCACTTACCCGCAGTTTCCGCATGCCGCCTGGGACCAGGCCTTCCCCGGCATCGCCGCCGAGCTGATCGACTGGCTGGGCAGTCAGGGCGTGCAGCTGATCGGGGTGGATACCGCCTCGCTCGACCCGGCCGACAGCAAGACCATGGCGGCACACCGCGCCGTGGCGCGCCACGGCATGGCGATCCTGGAAAACCTGGTGCTGGATGCGGTGCCACCAGGTGATTACGAGCTGATCGCCCTGCCGCTGAAGCTGATGGATACCGACGCCAGCCCGGTACGCGCGGTACTGCGCGCGCTGGCCCGCTAA
- a CDS encoding amino acid permease, protein MSGSFQNIKDREQGLQRRLTSGQMSMIAIGGAIGTGLFLGSKFAIGFAGPSVLLSYAIGGLITLLLMGCLAEMTVAHATSGSFGAYAEHYISPLAGFLVRYAYWSCIVLAVGTEVTAVADYMRFWFPAVPSWWWIALFSAALIAVNASSVKAFGAVEYAFSSIKIAAILGFILLGSYVVWGGGHPEYGVHLYTAGDGFMPHGWWGMWVAVIISIFSYLSVEMIAVAAGEAEDPERAVKQAFRATIARLLVFYLLSLALILAIVPWSRVGQGSSPFVTVMEVLNIPYAAGILNFVVVVAALSAMNSQLYITTRMMFSLSRGGDAPAALGKLSRNGVPLNALLLSSIGIAVATLLYVLYPEKAFMLMISLSMFGAMFVWLMIFVTHLFFRRKYQAGGNPPLAFRMRGFPFTTLLGLGLMLAAMVTTLFTDEFNMTLKFGLPFLALLVLLFRFVRRQRGALARNAA, encoded by the coding sequence ATGAGTGGAAGTTTTCAGAACATCAAAGACCGGGAGCAGGGCCTGCAGCGGCGGCTGACCTCCGGGCAAATGAGCATGATCGCCATTGGCGGCGCCATCGGCACCGGCCTGTTCCTGGGCAGCAAGTTCGCCATCGGCTTTGCCGGCCCCAGCGTGCTGCTGAGCTATGCCATCGGCGGGTTGATCACCCTGCTGCTGATGGGCTGCCTGGCGGAGATGACGGTGGCGCATGCCACCTCCGGCTCCTTCGGCGCCTATGCCGAGCACTACATCAGCCCGCTGGCCGGCTTCCTGGTGCGTTATGCCTACTGGTCCTGCATCGTGCTGGCGGTGGGCACCGAGGTAACGGCAGTGGCCGACTACATGCGCTTCTGGTTCCCCGCCGTGCCGTCATGGTGGTGGATAGCGCTGTTCTCGGCGGCGCTGATCGCGGTGAACGCCAGCAGCGTGAAGGCGTTCGGCGCGGTGGAGTATGCGTTTTCCAGCATCAAGATCGCCGCCATCCTCGGCTTCATCCTGCTGGGCAGCTATGTGGTGTGGGGCGGCGGCCACCCGGAATACGGCGTGCACCTGTACACCGCCGGCGACGGCTTCATGCCGCACGGCTGGTGGGGCATGTGGGTGGCGGTGATCATCTCCATCTTCAGCTACCTGAGCGTGGAAATGATCGCGGTGGCCGCCGGCGAGGCGGAAGACCCGGAGCGCGCGGTGAAACAGGCCTTCCGCGCCACCATCGCCCGCCTGCTGGTGTTCTACCTGCTGTCGCTGGCGCTGATCCTGGCCATTGTGCCGTGGTCGCGCGTGGGGCAGGGCAGCAGCCCGTTCGTGACGGTGATGGAAGTGCTGAACATCCCCTACGCCGCGGGCATTCTCAACTTCGTGGTGGTGGTGGCCGCGCTGTCGGCCATGAACAGCCAGCTGTACATCACCACCCGCATGATGTTCAGCCTGTCGCGCGGCGGTGATGCGCCGGCGGCACTGGGCAAGCTCAGCCGCAACGGTGTGCCGCTGAACGCGCTGCTGCTGTCGTCCATCGGCATTGCCGTGGCCACGCTGCTGTACGTGTTGTACCCGGAAAAGGCCTTCATGCTGATGATCTCACTGTCGATGTTCGGCGCCATGTTCGTGTGGCTGATGATCTTCGTCACCCATTTGTTCTTCCGCCGCAAGTACCAGGCGGGCGGCAACCCGCCGCTGGCCTTCCGCATGCGTGGCTTCCCGTTCACCACCCTGCTGGGCCTGGGGCTGATGCTGGCGGCGATGGTCACCACGCTGTTCACCGACGAATTCAACATGACGCTGAAGTTCGGCCTTCCCTTCCTGGCGCTGCTGGTGCTGCTGTTCCGCTTCGTACGCCGCCAGCGCGGTGCGCTGGCGCGCAACGCAGCCTGA
- a CDS encoding DeoR/GlpR family DNA-binding transcription regulator, whose protein sequence is MSRSPRHDKILQLVRENGFMPIEELARLLDVTPQTIRRDINQLCEANLLRRYHGGAALGNSVENEDYFSRKGKLQSEKAHIADMIAENIPDHASLFMSIGTTIEAVAQALTITHKGLRVITNNIHVASIMSANPDFTVMITSGVVRASDGGITGVATLDFINQFKVDYAVIGVSGIETDGSLLDFDYREVRVAQAMMNNARHRFLAADHSKFGRNALVRMGHISEFNAIFTDAMPPESLKKLLEEHGVRMYLADPL, encoded by the coding sequence ATGAGCCGATCACCCAGACACGACAAAATCCTGCAGTTGGTACGCGAAAACGGCTTCATGCCGATCGAGGAGCTGGCCCGCCTGCTGGACGTGACGCCGCAGACCATCCGCCGCGACATCAACCAGCTGTGCGAAGCCAACCTGCTGCGCCGTTATCACGGCGGCGCCGCGCTGGGCAACAGCGTGGAGAACGAGGACTACTTCTCGCGCAAGGGCAAGCTGCAGAGCGAAAAGGCGCATATCGCCGACATGATCGCGGAGAACATTCCCGACCATGCTTCGCTGTTCATGAGCATCGGCACCACTATCGAGGCGGTGGCGCAGGCGCTGACCATCACCCACAAGGGTCTGCGGGTGATCACCAACAATATCCACGTGGCGTCGATCATGTCGGCCAACCCGGATTTCACGGTGATGATCACCTCCGGCGTGGTACGCGCTTCCGACGGCGGCATCACCGGGGTGGCAACGCTGGATTTCATCAACCAGTTCAAGGTGGATTACGCGGTGATCGGCGTGTCGGGAATAGAGACCGACGGCTCGCTACTGGATTTCGACTACCGCGAAGTGCGCGTGGCGCAGGCAATGATGAACAACGCCCGTCACCGCTTCCTGGCCGCCGACCACAGCAAGTTCGGCCGCAATGCACTGGTGCGCATGGGCCACATCAGCGAATTCAACGCCATCTTCACCGACGCCATGCCGCCGGAAAGCCTGAAGAAGCTGCTGGAAGAGCACGGCGTGCGCATGTACCTGGCCGACCCGCTGTAA
- a CDS encoding HDOD domain-containing protein, whose protein sequence is MNVAELFDKAAGRLPMVPKVVQELIASFQDQNVNIDDITDKVVHDQVLSARVLRLANSARFGGSRSIGSLNDAVLLLGFDNVRMLVIASGIAGATAAIPGFDMKAFWGRSFEMANTSKVLARLAKLDVQLAYTCGLLSNIGELVLHVAEPEKAVRIDRLVDSGAERLATERMVLGMDLTEVGAELSRRWNFPDAIQQAIREQHNLADPGQLTPYAVLIGLASYIVAGFNHGMSEDEMQSTLPQPLLAVLGVEGAAMAEALPHLKEVSTTVDNLL, encoded by the coding sequence ATGAATGTGGCAGAACTGTTCGACAAGGCCGCCGGGCGCTTGCCCATGGTGCCCAAGGTGGTGCAGGAGCTGATTGCCAGCTTCCAGGATCAGAACGTGAATATCGACGACATCACCGACAAGGTGGTGCACGACCAGGTGCTGAGCGCGCGGGTGCTGCGCCTGGCCAACAGCGCGCGCTTCGGCGGCAGCCGCAGCATCGGTTCGCTGAACGACGCGGTGCTGCTGCTGGGCTTCGACAATGTGCGCATGCTGGTGATCGCCTCCGGTATTGCCGGCGCCACCGCGGCGATTCCCGGTTTCGACATGAAGGCGTTCTGGGGCCGCAGCTTCGAGATGGCCAATACCAGCAAGGTGCTGGCGCGGCTGGCGAAACTGGACGTGCAGCTGGCCTACACCTGCGGCCTGCTGTCCAATATCGGCGAGCTGGTGCTGCACGTGGCGGAGCCGGAAAAGGCGGTGCGCATCGACCGGCTGGTGGACAGCGGCGCCGAGCGGCTGGCCACCGAGCGCATGGTGCTGGGCATGGATCTGACCGAAGTGGGCGCCGAGCTGTCGCGGCGCTGGAACTTCCCGGATGCCATCCAGCAGGCGATACGCGAGCAGCACAATCTGGCCGACCCCGGCCAGCTGACGCCGTACGCGGTGCTGATCGGGCTGGCGTCCTACATCGTGGCCGGCTTCAACCACGGCATGAGCGAGGACGAGATGCAGTCCACCCTGCCGCAGCCGCTGCTGGCGGTGCTGGGGGTGGAGGGCGCGGCCATGGCCGAGGCGCTGCCGCACCTGAAGGAGGTGAGCACTACGGTGGACAATCTGCTGTAG
- a CDS encoding aldo/keto reductase family oxidoreductase has protein sequence MSTLGLQRLAADGPLLSPVAAGVWRLHEWGFDDAALAAWVEHAIALGITTFDHADLYGGFRCEALFGRWLKANPSRRDAIQLVSKCGIKPPDAARGWRVKHYDSSAEHITASVHASLQQLGSDYLDLLLIHRPDPLLEPDEVAETFARLRDAGKVRHFGVSNFSPSQYALLASRTTLVTNQIEASLLHTAPLFDGSFDQCLQLGIRPMLWSPLAGGRLFDAAANPALAAALNLLAGELGVGTAAVALAWLLRHPCRPLPIVGSRKLAALDDAAAACRLQLTRQQWFTLLQVAQGHEVA, from the coding sequence ATGAGCACGCTCGGCCTGCAAAGGTTGGCCGCAGACGGCCCGCTGCTGTCACCGGTGGCAGCGGGCGTGTGGCGCCTGCATGAATGGGGCTTCGACGACGCCGCGCTGGCGGCGTGGGTGGAGCACGCTATCGCGCTGGGCATCACCACCTTCGACCATGCCGACCTGTACGGCGGCTTTCGCTGCGAGGCGCTGTTCGGCCGCTGGCTGAAGGCCAACCCGTCGCGGCGCGACGCCATCCAGCTGGTGAGCAAGTGCGGCATCAAGCCGCCGGATGCGGCACGCGGCTGGCGGGTGAAGCACTACGACAGCAGTGCCGAACACATCACCGCCAGCGTGCACGCCTCGCTGCAGCAGCTGGGCAGCGACTACCTGGACCTGCTGCTGATCCACCGCCCGGACCCGCTGCTGGAGCCGGACGAAGTGGCCGAGACCTTCGCGAGGCTGCGGGATGCCGGCAAGGTGCGCCACTTCGGCGTGTCCAATTTCAGCCCGTCGCAGTATGCGCTGCTGGCCTCGCGCACCACGCTGGTCACCAACCAGATCGAGGCCTCGCTGCTGCATACCGCGCCGCTGTTCGACGGCAGCTTCGACCAGTGCCTGCAGCTGGGCATTCGCCCGATGCTGTGGTCGCCGCTGGCCGGTGGCCGCCTGTTCGACGCTGCGGCCAACCCTGCGCTGGCGGCGGCGCTGAACCTGCTGGCCGGCGAGCTGGGCGTTGGCACCGCCGCCGTGGCGCTGGCCTGGCTGCTGCGCCACCCGTGCCGGCCGCTGCCCATCGTCGGCTCGCGCAAGTTGGCCGCATTGGACGATGCCGCTGCTGCCTGCCGGCTGCAGCTCACGCGCCAGCAGTGGTTCACCCTGCTGCAGGTGGCCCAGGGCCATGAGGTGGCCTGA
- a CDS encoding diguanylate cyclase, whose amino-acid sequence MSNPVPQSLLSLAQEMDHTGQQLLLRWEPEQARRFGALVQCLQGLAEQSGAEPLLRANAELATQLRGWARRRRSSEDVLQLRQQLSLVTQLASLPLPEQSGGSATPLRQSHRLFLLAPGQSLPGGVQEQLACFGYVLDVFDSLPALQQALQQHEPGALIIHHAFDGSEPPLPQLRLPCPLLFTSQRRDFAARLQAVRAGGQGFVGWPLSVRELLEALARPASTDPRNPLRVLLVEDMSSLAGLYAAVLNRHGIMTEEVNRPSETLEAIERFHPDLILMDMHMPECNGQELARIIRQQQLMDGIPILFLTMEKRQDVQLDALSLGVDGYLTKPVSSEELVVTVSTRASRYRKLRSYIATDSLTGLLNHSHLFARLEHEFARAQRERKPLSMVMLDLDHFKRINDSYGHQAGDEVLVSLSRFLQERLRRSDVLGRYGGEEFAIALPGMTTEQAVRLLDELREAFARLEHASPRGRFRQTFSAGVCSNEGVWDVVALVQRADSMLYRAKEAGRNGVLGWTAELAGGE is encoded by the coding sequence ATGTCAAATCCAGTGCCGCAATCCCTACTCAGCCTGGCTCAGGAAATGGACCACACTGGCCAGCAACTGCTGCTGCGCTGGGAGCCGGAGCAGGCGCGCCGCTTCGGTGCGCTGGTGCAGTGCCTGCAGGGGCTGGCCGAACAGTCCGGCGCCGAGCCGCTGCTGCGCGCCAATGCGGAGCTGGCCACCCAGCTGCGCGGCTGGGCCAGGCGCCGTCGCAGCAGCGAGGACGTGTTGCAACTGCGTCAGCAGCTGTCGCTGGTGACACAGCTGGCCAGCCTGCCGTTGCCGGAACAGTCCGGCGGCAGCGCCACGCCGTTGCGCCAGAGCCACCGGCTGTTCCTGCTGGCGCCCGGCCAGAGCCTGCCGGGCGGGGTGCAGGAGCAACTGGCCTGTTTTGGCTACGTACTGGACGTGTTCGACAGCCTGCCCGCGTTGCAGCAGGCGCTGCAGCAGCACGAGCCCGGCGCACTGATCATCCACCACGCTTTTGACGGCAGCGAACCGCCGCTGCCGCAACTGCGCCTGCCATGCCCGCTGCTGTTCACCAGCCAGCGCCGCGATTTTGCCGCCCGGCTGCAGGCGGTGCGTGCCGGCGGGCAGGGTTTTGTCGGTTGGCCGCTGTCGGTGCGGGAGTTGCTGGAGGCGCTGGCGCGCCCGGCCAGCACCGACCCGCGCAACCCGCTGCGGGTGTTGCTGGTGGAAGACATGAGCTCGCTGGCCGGCCTGTACGCGGCGGTGCTGAACCGGCACGGCATCATGACCGAGGAAGTGAACCGCCCTAGCGAGACGCTGGAGGCGATAGAGCGCTTCCACCCCGACCTGATCCTGATGGACATGCACATGCCGGAGTGCAACGGTCAGGAACTGGCGCGCATCATCCGCCAGCAGCAGCTGATGGACGGCATCCCCATCCTGTTCCTGACCATGGAAAAACGCCAGGACGTGCAGCTGGACGCGCTGAGCCTGGGGGTGGACGGCTACCTCACCAAGCCGGTATCCAGCGAGGAGCTGGTGGTGACGGTGAGCACCCGCGCCAGCCGCTACCGCAAGCTGCGCTCCTACATCGCCACCGACAGCCTTACCGGCCTGCTCAATCACAGCCACCTGTTCGCCCGGCTGGAGCACGAATTCGCCCGTGCCCAGCGCGAGCGCAAGCCGCTGAGCATGGTGATGCTGGACCTGGACCACTTCAAGCGCATCAACGATAGCTACGGCCACCAGGCCGGCGACGAGGTGCTGGTAAGCCTGTCGCGCTTCCTGCAGGAGCGCCTGCGGCGCAGCGATGTGCTGGGCCGCTACGGCGGCGAGGAGTTCGCCATTGCGCTGCCGGGCATGACGACGGAGCAGGCGGTGCGGCTGCTGGACGAGCTGCGCGAGGCATTCGCGCGGCTGGAGCATGCCTCGCCGCGCGGTCGCTTCCGCCAGACCTTCAGCGCCGGGGTATGCAGCAACGAGGGAGTGTGGGACGTGGTGGCGCTGGTGCAGCGCGCCGACAGCATGCTGTACCGCGCCAAGGAAGCCGGGCGCAATGGCGTGCTGGGCTGGACGGCGGAGCTGGCGGGCGGCGAATAG
- a CDS encoding ribonuclease catalytic domain-containing protein, whose amino-acid sequence MNVFYEESGSFKVGSVVSRAEASLQIDTQHGKRTKLKAANVFLEFNSPLQDFLPAAEALAADIDVDFLWECCGEDEFGFETLAADYFGHAPSVSENAAILLRLYAAPMYFYKKTKGRFKAAPEETLKAALAGIERKKREQEQIDAWAGELAAGTLPDAIRSQLMTLLYRPDKNTLEFKAFDQASKATSLPPLRLADKVGGIESVPAYLMAGFQLEHFPKGTGFGSYAPATATEELPLATVKAFSIDDAATTEIDDALSVQWLDNGNIRVGIHIAAPTLGIAVDSPLEKIVHQRLSTVYFPGDKITMLPDEVVQAFTLKEGHDCPALSLYVEVTPDFELVAFDNRIERVHIAANLRHDQLEQVFNEDTLAADGFGPDYAFKRELVWLWQFANAREAFRGKTPDPNRPPQVDYNFNVVDGKVIISIRKRGSPMDKLVSELMILANSEWGRMLAEADIPAMYRAQSMGKVRMTTRPEPHVGLGVQQYAWSTSPLRRASDFINQRQLTAMIRGEAPQYKQGDAMLFALLRDFDTAYSAYLGFQDKMEHFWCLRWFSQEGISEPTASYIKEDLVRVDGVPMRLRIGGLPELSNGDRIQLQIVRIDELMQEIECRYVAVLERKTLPQDEAEEA is encoded by the coding sequence ATGAACGTCTTTTACGAAGAAAGCGGCAGCTTCAAGGTAGGCAGCGTGGTATCACGCGCCGAAGCCAGCCTGCAGATCGATACCCAGCACGGCAAGCGCACCAAGCTCAAGGCCGCCAACGTGTTCCTGGAGTTCAACTCCCCGCTGCAGGACTTCCTGCCGGCCGCCGAGGCGCTGGCCGCCGACATCGACGTGGATTTCCTGTGGGAGTGCTGCGGTGAAGATGAATTCGGCTTCGAAACGCTGGCCGCCGACTACTTCGGCCACGCCCCCAGCGTGAGCGAAAACGCCGCCATCCTGCTGCGGCTGTACGCGGCGCCGATGTACTTCTACAAGAAGACCAAGGGCCGCTTCAAGGCTGCGCCGGAAGAGACGCTGAAGGCCGCGCTGGCCGGCATCGAGCGCAAGAAGCGCGAACAGGAACAGATCGACGCCTGGGCCGGGGAACTGGCCGCCGGTACCCTGCCGGACGCCATCCGCAGCCAGCTGATGACGCTGCTGTACCGCCCGGACAAGAACACGCTGGAATTCAAGGCCTTCGACCAGGCCAGCAAGGCCACCAGCCTGCCGCCGCTGCGGCTGGCCGACAAGGTGGGCGGTATCGAATCGGTGCCGGCCTACCTGATGGCCGGCTTCCAGCTGGAGCACTTCCCCAAGGGCACCGGCTTTGGCAGCTACGCGCCGGCCACCGCCACGGAAGAACTGCCGCTGGCCACGGTCAAGGCGTTCTCCATTGATGATGCCGCCACCACCGAGATCGACGATGCGCTGTCGGTGCAGTGGCTGGACAACGGCAATATCCGCGTCGGCATCCACATTGCCGCGCCCACGCTGGGCATCGCCGTGGACAGCCCGCTGGAAAAGATCGTGCACCAGCGCCTGTCCACCGTGTACTTCCCCGGCGACAAGATCACCATGCTGCCGGACGAAGTGGTGCAGGCCTTCACCCTGAAGGAAGGCCATGACTGCCCGGCGCTGAGCCTGTACGTGGAAGTCACCCCGGACTTCGAGCTGGTGGCCTTCGACAACCGCATCGAGCGCGTGCACATTGCCGCCAACCTGCGCCACGACCAGCTGGAGCAGGTGTTCAACGAAGACACGTTGGCCGCAGACGGCTTCGGCCCTGATTACGCCTTCAAGCGCGAACTGGTGTGGCTGTGGCAGTTCGCCAATGCCCGCGAGGCCTTCCGCGGCAAGACGCCGGACCCGAACCGCCCGCCACAGGTGGACTACAACTTCAACGTGGTGGACGGCAAGGTGATCATCAGCATCCGCAAGCGCGGCTCGCCGATGGACAAGCTGGTTTCCGAGCTGATGATCCTGGCCAACAGCGAGTGGGGCCGCATGCTGGCCGAGGCCGACATTCCGGCCATGTACCGCGCGCAGAGCATGGGCAAGGTACGCATGACCACCCGCCCGGAACCGCACGTGGGCCTGGGCGTGCAGCAGTACGCCTGGAGCACCTCGCCGCTGCGCCGCGCATCGGACTTCATCAACCAGCGCCAGCTCACCGCGATGATTCGCGGCGAAGCGCCGCAGTACAAGCAGGGCGACGCCATGCTGTTCGCGCTGCTGCGCGACTTCGATACCGCCTACAGCGCCTACCTGGGCTTCCAGGACAAGATGGAGCACTTCTGGTGCCTGCGCTGGTTCAGCCAGGAAGGCATCAGCGAGCCGACCGCCAGCTACATCAAGGAAGACCTTGTGCGGGTGGACGGGGTACCGATGCGGCTGCGCATCGGCGGCCTGCCGGAGCTGAGCAACGGCGACCGCATCCAGCTGCAGATCGTGCGCATCGACGAGTTGATGCAGGAGATCGAGTGCCGCTACGTGGCGGTGCTGGAACGCAAGACCCTGCCGCAGGACGAGGCCGAGGAGGCGTAA
- a CDS encoding ABC transporter ATP-binding protein, translating to MAALSINNVCKTYANGTEVLKGIDIAIEDGQFLILVGPSGCGKSTLLNMIAGLDDISSGDIVIGEKRVNELSPKDRDIAMVFQSYALYPSMTVRENISFGLEIRKVPKAEIDATVNRVADMLQIKHLLERKPGQMSGGQRQRVAMGRALARNPAIFLFDEPLSNLDAKLRVEMRTEIKLMHQRLKSTIVYVTHDQIEAMTLGDRIAVMKDGVVQQFGSPQEIYDNPANLFVAGFIGSPSMNFIPATVVESAGQIGVKVCDDKGCVVLPLPHDKAKLAGWVGKEVIFGIRPEQITDARTAHRDGLPEMSCHIDVIEPTGPDTLVFVSLNNTKVCCRTHPTEAKRPGLSMDLVFDVSKAVLFDPQTEQRIA from the coding sequence ATGGCCGCTCTTTCCATCAACAACGTTTGCAAGACTTACGCCAACGGCACCGAGGTGCTCAAGGGTATCGACATCGCCATCGAGGACGGCCAGTTCCTGATCCTGGTCGGCCCCTCCGGCTGCGGCAAATCCACGCTGCTGAACATGATCGCCGGCCTGGACGACATCTCCAGCGGCGACATCGTGATCGGCGAAAAGCGGGTGAACGAGCTGTCGCCCAAGGATCGCGACATCGCCATGGTGTTCCAGAGCTACGCGCTGTACCCGTCGATGACGGTGCGCGAGAACATCAGCTTCGGCCTGGAGATCCGCAAGGTGCCCAAGGCCGAGATCGACGCCACCGTGAACCGCGTGGCCGACATGCTGCAGATCAAGCACCTGCTGGAGCGCAAGCCGGGGCAGATGTCCGGCGGCCAGCGCCAGCGCGTGGCCATGGGCCGCGCCCTGGCCCGCAACCCGGCCATCTTCCTGTTCGACGAGCCGCTGTCCAACCTGGACGCCAAGCTGCGCGTGGAGATGCGTACCGAAATCAAGCTGATGCACCAGCGTCTGAAATCCACCATCGTCTACGTGACCCACGATCAGATCGAGGCCATGACGCTGGGCGACCGCATCGCGGTGATGAAGGACGGCGTGGTGCAGCAGTTCGGCAGCCCGCAGGAAATCTACGACAACCCGGCCAACCTGTTCGTGGCCGGCTTCATCGGCTCGCCGTCGATGAACTTCATCCCGGCCACGGTGGTGGAATCCGCCGGCCAGATCGGCGTGAAAGTGTGCGACGACAAGGGCTGCGTGGTGCTGCCGCTGCCGCACGACAAAGCCAAGCTGGCAGGCTGGGTGGGCAAGGAAGTGATCTTCGGCATCCGCCCGGAGCAGATCACCGATGCGCGCACCGCACACCGCGACGGCCTGCCGGAAATGAGCTGCCACATCGACGTGATCGAACCCACCGGCCCGGATACCCTGGTATTCGTGTCGCTGAACAACACCAAGGTGTGCTGCCGTACCCACCCGACCGAGGCCAAGCGCCCGGGGCTGAGCATGGACCTGGTGTTCGACGTGTCCAAGGCGGTGCTGTTCGACCCGCAAACCGAACAGCGCATCGCCTGA